In the genome of Capsicum annuum cultivar UCD-10X-F1 unplaced genomic scaffold, UCD10Xv1.1 ctg2836, whole genome shotgun sequence, one region contains:
- the LOC124890996 gene encoding craniofacial development protein 2-like, producing the protein MGLEEKVKVRFWEDLDEVVRSVPSVEKIIIAGDFNGHIGVLPRGYDNVHSGFVFDVRNREGTALLDFARAFKLVVVNLSFLKKEDYLITFQSMKAKTQIDFLLVKKQDRMLCKDCKVIPSEHVVWRGVLASQALPHPKSEGGGNKDAALDVWLTKGDRIRNEIIREKIGMASVEDKMREGTLRWF; encoded by the exons ATGGGCTTGgaagagaaggtgaaggtgagaTTTTGGGAAgatttggatgaggtggtgagaagcgTGCCTAGCGTGGAGAAGATCATCATAGCAGGGGACTTTAATGGGCACATTGGAGTCCTACCTAGAGGCTATGATAATGTGCATAGTGGTTTTGTCTTCGATGTTAGAAATAGGGAGGGAACGGCcctgttggattttgcgagggcctttaAGCTGGTGGTTGTGAACTTGAGTTTCCTAAAGAAGGAGGATTACCTGATTACCTTTCAAAGCATGAAAGcgaagactcagattgactttctgtTGGTTAAGAAGCAGGATAGGATGctatgtaaggactgtaaggtcattccGAGCGA ACATGTTGTATGgcgcggagtgttggccagtcaagcactcccacatccaaaaagtGAGGGTGGAGGAAATAAGGATGCTGCGTTGGATGTGTGGCTTACTAAAGGAGACAggattaggaatgagattattagAGAGAAGATAGGGATGGcgtcggtggaggacaagatgcgggaaggaacgCTGAGATGGTTTTGA